One Nicotiana tomentosiformis chromosome 4, ASM39032v3, whole genome shotgun sequence genomic window carries:
- the LOC104093599 gene encoding uncharacterized protein isoform X4 yields MTAPGVQLHLPDDHHVVMDNGILQVTLLVPDGIVTGIKYNGVDNLLEILNDDETNRGYWDVVWSSAGTKGTTGIFERFIMLKGSSGFYSYAIYEHLEGWPGFNLDETRIAFKLRKDKFHYMAMADNRQRYMPLPDDRLPDRGQPLAYPEAVLLVNPVEPEFKGEVDDKYQYSCEDKDLKVHGWICMDPPLGFWIIIPSDEFRSGGPLKQNLTSHVGPTALSVFLSAHYAGEDLVPKFGDGEPWKKVFGPVFIYLNYVNEGEDPLTLWEDAKEQMLIEVESWPYSFPASEDFPSSSQRGNISGRLLVQDRYFKDYKISASGAYVGLAPPGEAGSWQRECKDYQFWTKADEEGYYVISDIRAGDYNLYAFVPGFIGDYKSDIKVTITSGCSIEIDDLVFEPPRNGPTLWEIGIPDRSAREFYIPDPDPKYINKLFVNHPDKFRQYGLWERYTGLYPNGDIVFTVGESDYKKDWFFAQVTRKRDEKTYIGTTWQIKFKLDSVKQKEIYTLRVALASAAQAELQVRVNDSSTNTPLFSSGVIGKDNAIARHGIHGLHWLFNVNLQGNILVEGENTIYLTQANSTSPFQGIMYDYIRLEGPPYHD; encoded by the exons ATGACTGCTCCCGGAGTACAGCTGCACCTTCCCGATGATCACCAT GTGGTGATGGATAATGGTATTCTCCAAGTGACATTGTTAGTACCAGATGGCATTGTAACCGGAATCAAATACAATGGCGTTGACAATTTGCTTGAGATTCTAAATGATGATGAAACAAACAGAGG ATACTGGGATGTTGTCTGGAGTTCAGCTGGGACTAAAGGAACTACAGGAATATTTGAAAG GTTTATAATGCTTAAAGGTTCCTCGGGTTTCTATTCTTATGCAATTTATGAACATTTAGAGGGATGGCCTGGTTTCAACCTTGATGAGACTAGGATCGCATTCAAGCTCAGAAAAGACAA GTTTCATTACATGGCAATGGCAGATAACAGGCAGAGATACATGCCCTTACCTGATGACAGGTTACCAGATAGAGGACAACCACTTGCTTATCCTGAAGCAGTCCTGCTTGTCAATCCCGTGGAGCCTGAGTTCAAAGGCGAG GTCGATGACAAGTATCAATACTCATGTGAGGACAAAGATCTCAAAGTTCATGGATGGATTTGTATGGATCCACCACTGGGGTTCTGGATAATTATTCCTAGTGACGAATTTCGATCTGGGGGACCCCTTAAACAAAACCTCACTTCTCATGTTGGTCCAACTGCTCTTTCT GTGTTTCTCAGTGCCCACTATGCAGGAGAGGATTTGGTTCCAAAGTTTGGAGACGGGGAGCCATGGAAGAAAGTCTTTGGACCAgtttttatatatcttaattatGTCAATGAAGGGGAGGATCCCCTTACTCTCTGGGAGGATGCCAAAGAACAG ATGCTGATAGAAGTTGAAAGCTGGCCTTACAGTTTTCCAGCAAGTGAGGATTTTCCATCATCATCTCAACGTGGTAATATTAGTGGAAGATTGTTAGTCCAAGACAG GTACTTCAAAGATTATAAGATATCTGCTTCTGGTGCATACGTTGGCTTGGCTCCACCAGGAGAAGCCGGTTCATGGCAAAGAGAATGCAAG GATTATCAATTCTGGACAAAAGCAGATGAGGAAGGCTATTATGTAATCAGTGATATACGAGCAGGCGACTATAACTTGTATGCATTTGTCCCTGGATTCATTGGAGATTACAAAAGTGACATTAAAGTCACAATTACCTCGG GTTGCAGCATTGAGATAGATGATCTTGTCTTTGAACCCCCAAGAAATGGACCTACACTTTGGGAAATTGGCATTCCTGATCGTTCTGCTCGAGAGTTTTATATTCCTGATCCTGATCCAAAATATATCAACAAACTCTTTGTTAATCATCCTGATAA GTTTAGACAGTACGGGCTATGGGAGAGATACACTGGCTTGTATCCAAATGGTGATATAGTTTTTACAGTTGGAGAGAGTGACTATAAAAAAGATTGGTTCTTTGCTCAAGTCACTAG GAAAAGGGATGAAAAGACATATATAGGAACAACATGGCAAATAAAGTTCAAACTTGACAGTGTTAAACAAAAGGAAATCTATACACTAAGAGTGGCACTTGCATCTGCAGCTCAAGCTGAATTACAG GTTCGCGTTAATGATTCAAGCACGAATACTCCTCTATTCTCAAGTGGAGTGATAGGGAAGGATAACGCGATAGCAAGGCATGGAATTCATGGTCTCCATTGGCTGTTCAATGTGAATTTGCAGGGTAATATACTTGTTGAAGGGGAAAATACCATATATTTGACCCAAGCAAATTCAACTAGTCCTTTTCAAGGGATCATGTATGATTATATCCGTTTAGAAGGACCTCCTTACCATGACTAA
- the LOC104093599 gene encoding uncharacterized protein isoform X1: MTAPGVQLHLPDDHHVVMDNGILQVTLLVPDGIVTGIKYNGVDNLLEILNDDETNRGYWDVVWSSAGTKGTTGIFERLICTTYKVILERDDQIELSFSRAWDVSLQDKLIPLKIDKRFIMLKGSSGFYSYAIYEHLEGWPGFNLDETRIAFKLRKDKFHYMAMADNRQRYMPLPDDRLPDRGQPLAYPEAVLLVNPVEPEFKGEVDDKYQYSCEDKDLKVHGWICMDPPLGFWIIIPSDEFRSGGPLKQNLTSHVGPTALSVFLSAHYAGEDLVPKFGDGEPWKKVFGPVFIYLNYVNEGEDPLTLWEDAKEQMLIEVESWPYSFPASEDFPSSSQRGNISGRLLVQDRYFKDYKISASGAYVGLAPPGEAGSWQRECKDYQFWTKADEEGYYVISDIRAGDYNLYAFVPGFIGDYKSDIKVTITSGTKFSIWLIHHYFQAFQDRYELKITCYKSGCSIEIDDLVFEPPRNGPTLWEIGIPDRSAREFYIPDPDPKYINKLFVNHPDKFRQYGLWERYTGLYPNGDIVFTVGESDYKKDWFFAQVTRKRDEKTYIGTTWQIKFKLDSVKQKEIYTLRVALASAAQAELQVRVNDSSTNTPLFSSGVIGKDNAIARHGIHGLHWLFNVNLQGNILVEGENTIYLTQANSTSPFQGIMYDYIRLEGPPYHD, from the exons ATGACTGCTCCCGGAGTACAGCTGCACCTTCCCGATGATCACCAT GTGGTGATGGATAATGGTATTCTCCAAGTGACATTGTTAGTACCAGATGGCATTGTAACCGGAATCAAATACAATGGCGTTGACAATTTGCTTGAGATTCTAAATGATGATGAAACAAACAGAGG ATACTGGGATGTTGTCTGGAGTTCAGCTGGGACTAAAGGAACTACAGGAATATTTGAAAG GCTCATATGCACAACCTATAAGGTCATATTGGAAAGAGATGATCAAATAGAGCTTTCCTTCTCAAGGGCATGGGATGTGTCACTTCAGGACAAGCTTATTCCCCTGAAAATAGACAAAAG GTTTATAATGCTTAAAGGTTCCTCGGGTTTCTATTCTTATGCAATTTATGAACATTTAGAGGGATGGCCTGGTTTCAACCTTGATGAGACTAGGATCGCATTCAAGCTCAGAAAAGACAA GTTTCATTACATGGCAATGGCAGATAACAGGCAGAGATACATGCCCTTACCTGATGACAGGTTACCAGATAGAGGACAACCACTTGCTTATCCTGAAGCAGTCCTGCTTGTCAATCCCGTGGAGCCTGAGTTCAAAGGCGAG GTCGATGACAAGTATCAATACTCATGTGAGGACAAAGATCTCAAAGTTCATGGATGGATTTGTATGGATCCACCACTGGGGTTCTGGATAATTATTCCTAGTGACGAATTTCGATCTGGGGGACCCCTTAAACAAAACCTCACTTCTCATGTTGGTCCAACTGCTCTTTCT GTGTTTCTCAGTGCCCACTATGCAGGAGAGGATTTGGTTCCAAAGTTTGGAGACGGGGAGCCATGGAAGAAAGTCTTTGGACCAgtttttatatatcttaattatGTCAATGAAGGGGAGGATCCCCTTACTCTCTGGGAGGATGCCAAAGAACAG ATGCTGATAGAAGTTGAAAGCTGGCCTTACAGTTTTCCAGCAAGTGAGGATTTTCCATCATCATCTCAACGTGGTAATATTAGTGGAAGATTGTTAGTCCAAGACAG GTACTTCAAAGATTATAAGATATCTGCTTCTGGTGCATACGTTGGCTTGGCTCCACCAGGAGAAGCCGGTTCATGGCAAAGAGAATGCAAG GATTATCAATTCTGGACAAAAGCAGATGAGGAAGGCTATTATGTAATCAGTGATATACGAGCAGGCGACTATAACTTGTATGCATTTGTCCCTGGATTCATTGGAGATTACAAAAGTGACATTAAAGTCACAATTACCTCGGGTACTAAATTCTCTATTTGGCTAATACACCATTATTTTCAAGCTTTTCAAGATCGTTACGAGCTAAAAATAACATGTTATAAATCAGGTTGCAGCATTGAGATAGATGATCTTGTCTTTGAACCCCCAAGAAATGGACCTACACTTTGGGAAATTGGCATTCCTGATCGTTCTGCTCGAGAGTTTTATATTCCTGATCCTGATCCAAAATATATCAACAAACTCTTTGTTAATCATCCTGATAA GTTTAGACAGTACGGGCTATGGGAGAGATACACTGGCTTGTATCCAAATGGTGATATAGTTTTTACAGTTGGAGAGAGTGACTATAAAAAAGATTGGTTCTTTGCTCAAGTCACTAG GAAAAGGGATGAAAAGACATATATAGGAACAACATGGCAAATAAAGTTCAAACTTGACAGTGTTAAACAAAAGGAAATCTATACACTAAGAGTGGCACTTGCATCTGCAGCTCAAGCTGAATTACAG GTTCGCGTTAATGATTCAAGCACGAATACTCCTCTATTCTCAAGTGGAGTGATAGGGAAGGATAACGCGATAGCAAGGCATGGAATTCATGGTCTCCATTGGCTGTTCAATGTGAATTTGCAGGGTAATATACTTGTTGAAGGGGAAAATACCATATATTTGACCCAAGCAAATTCAACTAGTCCTTTTCAAGGGATCATGTATGATTATATCCGTTTAGAAGGACCTCCTTACCATGACTAA
- the LOC104093599 gene encoding uncharacterized protein isoform X5 — MTAPGVQLHLPDDHHVVMDNGILQVTLLVPDGIVTGIKYNGVDNLLEILNDDETNRGYWDVVWSSAGTKGTTGIFERLICTTYKVILERDDQIELSFSRAWDVSLQDKLIPLKIDKRFIMLKGSSGFYSYAIYEHLEGWPGFNLDETRIAFKLRKDKFHYMAMADNRQRYMPLPDDRLPDRGQPLAYPEAVLLVNPVEPEFKGEVDDKYQYSCEDKDLKVHGWICMDPPLGFWIIIPSDEFRSGGPLKQNLTSHVGPTALSVFLSAHYAGEDLVPKFGDGEPWKKVFGPVFIYLNYVNEGEDPLTLWEDAKEQMLIEVESWPYSFPASEDFPSSSQRGNISGRLLVQDRYFKDYKISASGAYVGLAPPGEAGSWQRECKDYQFWTKADEEGYYVISDIRAGDYNLYAFVPGFIGDYKSDIKVTITSGTKFSIWLIHHYFQAFQDRYELKITCYKSGCSIEIDDLVFEPPRNGPTLWEIGIPDRSAREFYIPDPDPKYINKLFVNHPDKFRQYGLWERYTGLYPNGDIVFTVGESDYKKDWFFAQVTRFALMIQARILLYSQVE, encoded by the exons ATGACTGCTCCCGGAGTACAGCTGCACCTTCCCGATGATCACCAT GTGGTGATGGATAATGGTATTCTCCAAGTGACATTGTTAGTACCAGATGGCATTGTAACCGGAATCAAATACAATGGCGTTGACAATTTGCTTGAGATTCTAAATGATGATGAAACAAACAGAGG ATACTGGGATGTTGTCTGGAGTTCAGCTGGGACTAAAGGAACTACAGGAATATTTGAAAG GCTCATATGCACAACCTATAAGGTCATATTGGAAAGAGATGATCAAATAGAGCTTTCCTTCTCAAGGGCATGGGATGTGTCACTTCAGGACAAGCTTATTCCCCTGAAAATAGACAAAAG GTTTATAATGCTTAAAGGTTCCTCGGGTTTCTATTCTTATGCAATTTATGAACATTTAGAGGGATGGCCTGGTTTCAACCTTGATGAGACTAGGATCGCATTCAAGCTCAGAAAAGACAA GTTTCATTACATGGCAATGGCAGATAACAGGCAGAGATACATGCCCTTACCTGATGACAGGTTACCAGATAGAGGACAACCACTTGCTTATCCTGAAGCAGTCCTGCTTGTCAATCCCGTGGAGCCTGAGTTCAAAGGCGAG GTCGATGACAAGTATCAATACTCATGTGAGGACAAAGATCTCAAAGTTCATGGATGGATTTGTATGGATCCACCACTGGGGTTCTGGATAATTATTCCTAGTGACGAATTTCGATCTGGGGGACCCCTTAAACAAAACCTCACTTCTCATGTTGGTCCAACTGCTCTTTCT GTGTTTCTCAGTGCCCACTATGCAGGAGAGGATTTGGTTCCAAAGTTTGGAGACGGGGAGCCATGGAAGAAAGTCTTTGGACCAgtttttatatatcttaattatGTCAATGAAGGGGAGGATCCCCTTACTCTCTGGGAGGATGCCAAAGAACAG ATGCTGATAGAAGTTGAAAGCTGGCCTTACAGTTTTCCAGCAAGTGAGGATTTTCCATCATCATCTCAACGTGGTAATATTAGTGGAAGATTGTTAGTCCAAGACAG GTACTTCAAAGATTATAAGATATCTGCTTCTGGTGCATACGTTGGCTTGGCTCCACCAGGAGAAGCCGGTTCATGGCAAAGAGAATGCAAG GATTATCAATTCTGGACAAAAGCAGATGAGGAAGGCTATTATGTAATCAGTGATATACGAGCAGGCGACTATAACTTGTATGCATTTGTCCCTGGATTCATTGGAGATTACAAAAGTGACATTAAAGTCACAATTACCTCGGGTACTAAATTCTCTATTTGGCTAATACACCATTATTTTCAAGCTTTTCAAGATCGTTACGAGCTAAAAATAACATGTTATAAATCAGGTTGCAGCATTGAGATAGATGATCTTGTCTTTGAACCCCCAAGAAATGGACCTACACTTTGGGAAATTGGCATTCCTGATCGTTCTGCTCGAGAGTTTTATATTCCTGATCCTGATCCAAAATATATCAACAAACTCTTTGTTAATCATCCTGATAA GTTTAGACAGTACGGGCTATGGGAGAGATACACTGGCTTGTATCCAAATGGTGATATAGTTTTTACAGTTGGAGAGAGTGACTATAAAAAAGATTGGTTCTTTGCTCAAGTCACTAG GTTCGCGTTAATGATTCAAGCACGAATACTCCTCTATTCTCAAGTGGAGTGA
- the LOC104093599 gene encoding uncharacterized protein isoform X2, which translates to MTAPGVQLHLPDDHHVVMDNGILQVTLLVPDGIVTGIKYNGVDNLLEILNDDETNRGYWDVVWSSAGTKGTTGIFERLICTTYKVILERDDQIELSFSRAWDVSLQDKLIPLKIDKRFIMLKGSSGFYSYAIYEHLEGWPGFNLDETRIAFKLRKDKFHYMAMADNRQRYMPLPDDRLPDRGQPLAYPEAVLLVNPVEPEFKGEVDDKYQYSCEDKDLKVHGWICMDPPLGFWIIIPSDEFRSGGPLKQNLTSHVGPTALSVFLSAHYAGEDLVPKFGDGEPWKKVFGPVFIYLNYVNEGEDPLTLWEDAKEQMLIEVESWPYSFPASEDFPSSSQRGNISGRLLVQDRYFKDYKISASGAYVGLAPPGEAGSWQRECKDYQFWTKADEEGYYVISDIRAGDYNLYAFVPGFIGDYKSDIKVTITSGCSIEIDDLVFEPPRNGPTLWEIGIPDRSAREFYIPDPDPKYINKLFVNHPDKFRQYGLWERYTGLYPNGDIVFTVGESDYKKDWFFAQVTRKRDEKTYIGTTWQIKFKLDSVKQKEIYTLRVALASAAQAELQVRVNDSSTNTPLFSSGVIGKDNAIARHGIHGLHWLFNVNLQGNILVEGENTIYLTQANSTSPFQGIMYDYIRLEGPPYHD; encoded by the exons ATGACTGCTCCCGGAGTACAGCTGCACCTTCCCGATGATCACCAT GTGGTGATGGATAATGGTATTCTCCAAGTGACATTGTTAGTACCAGATGGCATTGTAACCGGAATCAAATACAATGGCGTTGACAATTTGCTTGAGATTCTAAATGATGATGAAACAAACAGAGG ATACTGGGATGTTGTCTGGAGTTCAGCTGGGACTAAAGGAACTACAGGAATATTTGAAAG GCTCATATGCACAACCTATAAGGTCATATTGGAAAGAGATGATCAAATAGAGCTTTCCTTCTCAAGGGCATGGGATGTGTCACTTCAGGACAAGCTTATTCCCCTGAAAATAGACAAAAG GTTTATAATGCTTAAAGGTTCCTCGGGTTTCTATTCTTATGCAATTTATGAACATTTAGAGGGATGGCCTGGTTTCAACCTTGATGAGACTAGGATCGCATTCAAGCTCAGAAAAGACAA GTTTCATTACATGGCAATGGCAGATAACAGGCAGAGATACATGCCCTTACCTGATGACAGGTTACCAGATAGAGGACAACCACTTGCTTATCCTGAAGCAGTCCTGCTTGTCAATCCCGTGGAGCCTGAGTTCAAAGGCGAG GTCGATGACAAGTATCAATACTCATGTGAGGACAAAGATCTCAAAGTTCATGGATGGATTTGTATGGATCCACCACTGGGGTTCTGGATAATTATTCCTAGTGACGAATTTCGATCTGGGGGACCCCTTAAACAAAACCTCACTTCTCATGTTGGTCCAACTGCTCTTTCT GTGTTTCTCAGTGCCCACTATGCAGGAGAGGATTTGGTTCCAAAGTTTGGAGACGGGGAGCCATGGAAGAAAGTCTTTGGACCAgtttttatatatcttaattatGTCAATGAAGGGGAGGATCCCCTTACTCTCTGGGAGGATGCCAAAGAACAG ATGCTGATAGAAGTTGAAAGCTGGCCTTACAGTTTTCCAGCAAGTGAGGATTTTCCATCATCATCTCAACGTGGTAATATTAGTGGAAGATTGTTAGTCCAAGACAG GTACTTCAAAGATTATAAGATATCTGCTTCTGGTGCATACGTTGGCTTGGCTCCACCAGGAGAAGCCGGTTCATGGCAAAGAGAATGCAAG GATTATCAATTCTGGACAAAAGCAGATGAGGAAGGCTATTATGTAATCAGTGATATACGAGCAGGCGACTATAACTTGTATGCATTTGTCCCTGGATTCATTGGAGATTACAAAAGTGACATTAAAGTCACAATTACCTCGG GTTGCAGCATTGAGATAGATGATCTTGTCTTTGAACCCCCAAGAAATGGACCTACACTTTGGGAAATTGGCATTCCTGATCGTTCTGCTCGAGAGTTTTATATTCCTGATCCTGATCCAAAATATATCAACAAACTCTTTGTTAATCATCCTGATAA GTTTAGACAGTACGGGCTATGGGAGAGATACACTGGCTTGTATCCAAATGGTGATATAGTTTTTACAGTTGGAGAGAGTGACTATAAAAAAGATTGGTTCTTTGCTCAAGTCACTAG GAAAAGGGATGAAAAGACATATATAGGAACAACATGGCAAATAAAGTTCAAACTTGACAGTGTTAAACAAAAGGAAATCTATACACTAAGAGTGGCACTTGCATCTGCAGCTCAAGCTGAATTACAG GTTCGCGTTAATGATTCAAGCACGAATACTCCTCTATTCTCAAGTGGAGTGATAGGGAAGGATAACGCGATAGCAAGGCATGGAATTCATGGTCTCCATTGGCTGTTCAATGTGAATTTGCAGGGTAATATACTTGTTGAAGGGGAAAATACCATATATTTGACCCAAGCAAATTCAACTAGTCCTTTTCAAGGGATCATGTATGATTATATCCGTTTAGAAGGACCTCCTTACCATGACTAA
- the LOC104093599 gene encoding uncharacterized protein isoform X6, with product MTAPGVQLHLPDDHHVVMDNGILQVTLLVPDGIVTGIKYNGVDNLLEILNDDETNRGYWDVVWSSAGTKGTTGIFERLICTTYKVILERDDQIELSFSRAWDVSLQDKLIPLKIDKRFIMLKGSSGFYSYAIYEHLEGWPGFNLDETRIAFKLRKDKFHYMAMADNRQRYMPLPDDRLPDRGQPLAYPEAVLLVNPVEPEFKGEVDDKYQYSCEDKDLKVHGWICMDPPLGFWIIIPSDEFRSGGPLKQNLTSHVGPTALSVFLSAHYAGEDLVPKFGDGEPWKKVFGPVFIYLNYVNEGEDPLTLWEDAKEQMLIEVESWPYSFPASEDFPSSSQRGNISGRLLVQDRYFKDYKISASGAYVGLAPPGEAGSWQRECKDYQFWTKADEEGYYVISDIRAGDYNLYAFVPGFIGDYKSDIKVTITSGTKFSIWLIHHYFQAFQDRYELKITCYKSGCSIEIDDLVFEPPRNGPTLWEIGIPDRSAREFYIPDPDPKYINKLFVNHPDKFRQYGLWERYTGLYPNGDIVFTVGESDYKKDWFFAQVTRVIYLLKGKIPYI from the exons ATGACTGCTCCCGGAGTACAGCTGCACCTTCCCGATGATCACCAT GTGGTGATGGATAATGGTATTCTCCAAGTGACATTGTTAGTACCAGATGGCATTGTAACCGGAATCAAATACAATGGCGTTGACAATTTGCTTGAGATTCTAAATGATGATGAAACAAACAGAGG ATACTGGGATGTTGTCTGGAGTTCAGCTGGGACTAAAGGAACTACAGGAATATTTGAAAG GCTCATATGCACAACCTATAAGGTCATATTGGAAAGAGATGATCAAATAGAGCTTTCCTTCTCAAGGGCATGGGATGTGTCACTTCAGGACAAGCTTATTCCCCTGAAAATAGACAAAAG GTTTATAATGCTTAAAGGTTCCTCGGGTTTCTATTCTTATGCAATTTATGAACATTTAGAGGGATGGCCTGGTTTCAACCTTGATGAGACTAGGATCGCATTCAAGCTCAGAAAAGACAA GTTTCATTACATGGCAATGGCAGATAACAGGCAGAGATACATGCCCTTACCTGATGACAGGTTACCAGATAGAGGACAACCACTTGCTTATCCTGAAGCAGTCCTGCTTGTCAATCCCGTGGAGCCTGAGTTCAAAGGCGAG GTCGATGACAAGTATCAATACTCATGTGAGGACAAAGATCTCAAAGTTCATGGATGGATTTGTATGGATCCACCACTGGGGTTCTGGATAATTATTCCTAGTGACGAATTTCGATCTGGGGGACCCCTTAAACAAAACCTCACTTCTCATGTTGGTCCAACTGCTCTTTCT GTGTTTCTCAGTGCCCACTATGCAGGAGAGGATTTGGTTCCAAAGTTTGGAGACGGGGAGCCATGGAAGAAAGTCTTTGGACCAgtttttatatatcttaattatGTCAATGAAGGGGAGGATCCCCTTACTCTCTGGGAGGATGCCAAAGAACAG ATGCTGATAGAAGTTGAAAGCTGGCCTTACAGTTTTCCAGCAAGTGAGGATTTTCCATCATCATCTCAACGTGGTAATATTAGTGGAAGATTGTTAGTCCAAGACAG GTACTTCAAAGATTATAAGATATCTGCTTCTGGTGCATACGTTGGCTTGGCTCCACCAGGAGAAGCCGGTTCATGGCAAAGAGAATGCAAG GATTATCAATTCTGGACAAAAGCAGATGAGGAAGGCTATTATGTAATCAGTGATATACGAGCAGGCGACTATAACTTGTATGCATTTGTCCCTGGATTCATTGGAGATTACAAAAGTGACATTAAAGTCACAATTACCTCGGGTACTAAATTCTCTATTTGGCTAATACACCATTATTTTCAAGCTTTTCAAGATCGTTACGAGCTAAAAATAACATGTTATAAATCAGGTTGCAGCATTGAGATAGATGATCTTGTCTTTGAACCCCCAAGAAATGGACCTACACTTTGGGAAATTGGCATTCCTGATCGTTCTGCTCGAGAGTTTTATATTCCTGATCCTGATCCAAAATATATCAACAAACTCTTTGTTAATCATCCTGATAA GTTTAGACAGTACGGGCTATGGGAGAGATACACTGGCTTGTATCCAAATGGTGATATAGTTTTTACAGTTGGAGAGAGTGACTATAAAAAAGATTGGTTCTTTGCTCAAGTCACTAG GGTAATATACTTGTTGAAGGGGAAAATACCATATATTTGA